Proteins encoded by one window of Akkermansia muciniphila ATCC BAA-835:
- a CDS encoding cytochrome c3 family protein, whose amino-acid sequence MANIFPPNTNKRFYGIAALVALAAAFVLGGIYYVNFSIPEYEPVQPVRFSHKLHAGDLKMSCTACHSAAQRSSRAGIPDTKSCLGCHQHILPDSPLIAPLREAADPQYPGYTGEPVRWVMVNRLSGHAYFNHMAHLNRGIGCTSCHGDVAGMERIRAPRDARMQWCLDCHRNPAPHLRPLEETASSRYSAADYLRTHSIRDGEGKSIQTPLQLGNFLKRQWKIQPKTDCTACHH is encoded by the coding sequence ATGGCCAACATCTTTCCACCCAATACCAACAAGCGCTTTTACGGGATTGCCGCCCTGGTTGCGCTCGCTGCCGCGTTCGTACTGGGGGGAATATATTATGTTAATTTCAGCATTCCGGAGTATGAACCCGTGCAGCCCGTCCGCTTTTCCCACAAACTTCACGCCGGAGATCTGAAGATGAGCTGCACGGCTTGCCACAGCGCCGCACAGCGCTCATCCAGAGCCGGCATTCCGGATACGAAGTCCTGTCTGGGCTGCCACCAGCATATTCTTCCGGACAGCCCGCTCATCGCCCCCCTGAGGGAGGCGGCGGACCCGCAATACCCCGGTTACACAGGAGAACCGGTCCGCTGGGTGATGGTCAACCGCCTGTCCGGTCACGCCTATTTTAACCACATGGCCCACCTGAACCGGGGCATCGGCTGCACGTCCTGCCATGGAGACGTGGCGGGCATGGAACGCATCAGGGCTCCACGCGATGCCCGCATGCAATGGTGTCTGGACTGCCACCGCAATCCGGCTCCCCATCTGCGCCCGCTGGAGGAAACGGCCAGTTCCCGTTATTCCGCCGCAGACTACCTCCGCACGCATTCCATCCGGGATGGAGAAGGGAAAAGCATCCAAACCCCGCTTCAACTGGGAAATTTTCTGAAACGCCAATGGAAAATTCAACCGAAGACGGATTGCACCGCATGCCATCACTGA
- a CDS encoding Gfo/Idh/MocA family protein: MGYPIWNRRRFLKTAAGTAGFLAFMPCLNAEEALTNAKPLKVGLVGCGGRGLGAMKNALDADPGTIAWALADVFQERIDFGAKLLAEQYGNRAQLDRSRLFSGLDSYKRLLQTDIDVVLLCTPPAFRPEHLAAAVDASKHIYAEKPVAVDVPGVLSVLESARLAKLKNLVILDGFCWRYDKANEEAHRKLSSGQLGRVLSFDGLYYTTPPKSPLALDSRPSSDTDVAWALRNWTAWNWLSGGQFVEQIVHTIDGMVWSMNEQLPLAAFGSGGRAQRRDDGDVWDHYDVYFEYGHNVTAHISCRQWVGCHGEIVDRTICEKGMLVTPYRPYIQANNRWRFRGERGNMYADTHVAFYRFLRSGTWTQTLESAANKTLAAIMGREAAHTGQRITWEQIKKSTARLVPEDLTMDTPLPPARIPRPGRTA, encoded by the coding sequence ATGGGTTACCCTATTTGGAACAGACGCCGTTTTTTGAAAACCGCCGCAGGAACAGCCGGATTCCTGGCCTTCATGCCCTGCCTGAACGCAGAAGAGGCCCTGACGAACGCAAAACCGCTCAAGGTGGGCCTGGTAGGCTGCGGAGGCCGAGGCCTGGGCGCCATGAAAAACGCTCTGGACGCCGATCCCGGAACAATTGCCTGGGCATTGGCAGACGTGTTTCAGGAACGTATCGATTTCGGTGCCAAATTGCTGGCGGAACAGTACGGCAACCGAGCCCAGCTGGACAGGAGCCGCCTGTTCAGCGGCCTGGACAGTTACAAGAGACTGCTGCAAACGGATATTGACGTAGTTCTGCTCTGCACTCCCCCCGCTTTCCGTCCGGAACATTTAGCGGCGGCCGTTGACGCCAGCAAACATATTTATGCGGAAAAACCTGTGGCAGTGGACGTTCCCGGCGTGCTTTCCGTACTGGAATCCGCACGGCTGGCAAAACTCAAAAATCTGGTGATTCTGGACGGCTTCTGCTGGCGCTACGACAAGGCGAATGAGGAAGCCCACCGCAAGCTTTCCTCCGGGCAGCTGGGCCGTGTCCTCTCCTTTGACGGGTTATATTACACCACTCCTCCCAAGTCTCCGCTGGCCCTGGATTCCCGACCTTCCTCCGATACGGACGTGGCATGGGCGCTACGCAACTGGACCGCATGGAACTGGCTGAGCGGAGGCCAGTTTGTGGAACAAATCGTCCATACGATTGACGGCATGGTCTGGTCCATGAACGAGCAGCTTCCTCTGGCGGCTTTCGGCTCCGGAGGACGCGCCCAGCGCCGGGATGACGGCGACGTATGGGATCATTACGACGTTTATTTTGAGTACGGCCACAACGTAACGGCCCACATTTCATGCAGACAGTGGGTTGGCTGCCACGGGGAAATCGTGGACCGCACCATCTGCGAAAAAGGAATGCTGGTTACTCCCTACCGTCCCTACATTCAGGCGAATAACCGCTGGCGTTTCCGCGGGGAACGCGGCAATATGTACGCAGACACGCATGTGGCCTTTTACCGTTTCCTGCGCTCCGGCACCTGGACCCAGACACTGGAAAGCGCAGCCAATAAGACCCTGGCTGCCATCATGGGGCGTGAAGCGGCCCACACAGGCCAGCGCATTACCTGGGAACAGATTAAGAAAAGCACCGCACGGCTGGTGCCTGAAGACCTGACGATGGATACGCCCCTGCCGCCCGCCCGCATCCCGCGCCCGGGCAGAACGGCCTGA
- the aroB gene encoding 3-dehydroquinate synthase, giving the protein MPTISLALGERSYDIHVENGALDRTGEFAYRAGLDGKIAVITDSCVAPLYAERVMKSLESAGFMPSLHVVNAGEASKNMLQAQELCSELVRAGLDRTGCIAALGGGVVGDLAGFIASIYYRGIPFMQIPTTVVAQVDSSVGGKTAVNIPEGKNLVGAFHQPSVVVIDPTTLVTLDRRTLAEGLAEAVKHAAIKDASMLHELKGLGPELSIGFSLNTIARLPDLISRNVAIKARIVENDELETLDIRALLNFGHTIGHGIEAAVPYGTILHGEAVALGMRAALFLSERKAGLSSSDANKILRTLQALELPLVLPDGIDTATVLQKTASDKKFRAGTIRFVLLSKAGEAGISTKITREDMAEAIEELRRPLD; this is encoded by the coding sequence ATGCCTACCATTTCTCTTGCTCTCGGTGAACGTTCCTACGACATCCACGTGGAAAACGGAGCACTGGACCGTACCGGAGAGTTTGCCTACCGCGCCGGTCTGGACGGCAAGATTGCGGTTATCACGGACAGCTGCGTCGCCCCACTTTATGCAGAGCGCGTAATGAAGTCCCTGGAGAGCGCGGGATTCATGCCCAGCCTGCACGTAGTGAATGCCGGGGAAGCTTCCAAAAATATGCTTCAGGCCCAGGAGCTGTGTTCCGAACTGGTCCGGGCCGGGCTTGACCGCACCGGATGCATCGCCGCTCTGGGCGGCGGCGTAGTAGGGGATCTGGCCGGCTTCATCGCTTCCATTTATTACCGGGGCATCCCCTTCATGCAAATTCCAACAACGGTGGTCGCCCAGGTGGACAGTTCCGTAGGAGGAAAGACTGCCGTCAATATTCCAGAAGGGAAAAATCTTGTAGGAGCCTTTCATCAGCCGTCCGTCGTGGTAATCGACCCTACCACGCTGGTGACTTTGGATCGACGTACGCTGGCGGAAGGTTTGGCGGAAGCCGTCAAGCACGCAGCTATCAAAGACGCTTCCATGCTTCATGAATTGAAAGGGCTGGGGCCGGAACTCTCCATCGGCTTCTCCCTGAATACTATTGCCAGGCTTCCTGACCTAATCTCCCGGAACGTGGCCATTAAGGCCCGCATTGTAGAAAATGATGAATTGGAAACTCTGGATATCCGGGCTCTGCTCAATTTCGGCCACACCATCGGCCACGGCATTGAAGCTGCCGTCCCTTACGGAACCATCCTTCACGGGGAAGCAGTGGCGCTCGGCATGCGCGCCGCCCTGTTTCTGAGTGAACGGAAAGCCGGTTTAAGTTCTTCCGATGCCAACAAGATCCTTCGCACGCTTCAGGCGCTGGAACTTCCCTTGGTTCTTCCGGACGGCATTGATACGGCAACTGTTCTTCAAAAAACGGCATCAGACAAAAAGTTCCGGGCCGGAACCATCCGCTTTGTTCTGCTTTCCAAAGCAGGGGAGGCAGGCATTTCTACGAAAATTACTCGGGAAGATATGGCGGAAGCCATTGAAGAATTGCGCCGCCCCCTGGATTGA
- a CDS encoding alpha-N-acetylglucosaminidase, with product MPVPASPVTVESPWNIVFAYNYCTLSYTAAFWDWNRWQREIDFLALNGFTHALVTAGLEKTWEDFLTGLGYPREKALRFIPNPAFAAWWNMGNLEGHGGPLSQQQINKMAQMGRRIVSRMEQLGMTPVLQGYVGFVPSDFQENVRIDGLKLIPQGEWVNFRRPWVVDPTCEAFPKLAADWYKALRKVYGIPGKMFGGDLFHEGGRKGDIDVTQAAQEVQKAMQKASPGAFWVIQAWGGNPTRELLSGLDPERALVLQLTKDMANGGKNLRTFNGIPWVWCELANFGGNTGMYGGVPLLSRLGSELSGYKDKGLVGMGTLSEGLETNPLHYALFSDRLWTREDISVREWLGKYARQRYGFAPKAVVKALEVLSFSIYNPVRSQEGCTESIICARPSWNVRKASTWSSGERYYHLGDIVKAARGYLKAANDQPNLVKKETFRYDLVDVVRQALADAAFYQLQQVRSAFDSGDLAAYRKQVKRFLSLISDMDALLATDSQFLLGTWQKRALDWGDSRQEKALMDKSAKMLITTWIDQVPRSLNDYSNRQWAGLVSDFYLPRWKNFFEFQMDVLTGKKTRDAAHAAFMDKMVRDELAFAGNGKIYSVKPAGDTLAVANRVMNTHREMLDALSAEEKHSSGSPWELQQGSPLQFDVTDQVTASGTYTATFQWKNGPSALKIHSVRLYEGNREVASDVHEGRTGVENKDNIYRLELKKYRTNLDSYILKAEVSGVSQGASKGEMVLKKLVD from the coding sequence TTGCCGGTTCCCGCCAGTCCGGTTACGGTAGAAAGCCCGTGGAATATCGTTTTTGCCTATAATTACTGCACCCTTTCTTATACGGCGGCTTTTTGGGATTGGAACAGATGGCAGCGGGAGATTGATTTTCTGGCGTTGAATGGGTTTACGCATGCGCTGGTAACGGCGGGTTTGGAAAAGACATGGGAAGATTTTCTGACAGGCTTGGGGTATCCCCGGGAAAAAGCTCTTCGTTTTATCCCTAATCCGGCATTTGCCGCGTGGTGGAATATGGGAAATCTGGAAGGCCACGGTGGTCCGCTGAGCCAGCAACAGATAAATAAAATGGCCCAGATGGGAAGGCGCATTGTCTCCCGTATGGAACAGTTGGGGATGACACCTGTACTTCAGGGATATGTGGGATTTGTTCCTTCTGACTTTCAGGAAAATGTCCGGATAGACGGATTGAAGCTTATTCCTCAGGGGGAATGGGTTAATTTCAGGAGGCCGTGGGTGGTGGATCCCACTTGTGAGGCTTTTCCCAAACTGGCCGCAGACTGGTACAAGGCTCTCCGCAAGGTATACGGCATTCCCGGAAAGATGTTTGGCGGGGATTTGTTTCATGAGGGGGGGCGGAAGGGGGATATTGACGTAACGCAGGCGGCACAGGAAGTGCAGAAAGCCATGCAAAAGGCTTCTCCGGGGGCTTTCTGGGTGATTCAGGCCTGGGGTGGAAATCCTACCCGAGAGTTGTTGTCCGGGTTGGATCCGGAGCGTGCGCTTGTATTGCAGCTTACCAAGGATATGGCTAACGGGGGAAAGAATTTAAGGACTTTTAATGGTATTCCGTGGGTCTGGTGCGAACTGGCGAACTTTGGAGGCAATACGGGAATGTACGGGGGGGTTCCCCTTCTGTCCCGGCTTGGAAGTGAGTTGTCCGGCTATAAGGATAAGGGGCTGGTGGGCATGGGAACTTTGTCCGAAGGGCTTGAGACGAACCCCCTGCATTACGCCCTGTTCAGCGACCGTTTGTGGACTAGGGAGGATATTTCTGTCCGGGAGTGGCTTGGAAAGTACGCGCGCCAGCGTTACGGTTTCGCACCAAAGGCTGTCGTGAAGGCGTTGGAAGTTCTGTCTTTCTCCATCTATAACCCCGTTCGTTCTCAGGAAGGGTGTACGGAGTCTATTATTTGCGCCCGCCCGTCCTGGAATGTTCGAAAGGCATCCACATGGTCCAGCGGGGAGCGATATTATCACCTGGGCGATATTGTAAAGGCGGCGCGCGGTTATCTGAAGGCCGCGAATGATCAGCCGAATTTGGTGAAAAAGGAGACGTTTCGTTATGATTTGGTGGATGTTGTGCGTCAGGCTCTTGCGGACGCTGCTTTTTACCAGCTTCAACAGGTCAGGAGTGCTTTTGATTCCGGAGATTTGGCTGCGTACAGGAAGCAGGTAAAGCGTTTCCTGTCTCTGATTTCAGATATGGATGCCCTTTTGGCGACGGATAGCCAGTTCCTATTAGGAACTTGGCAGAAAAGGGCTTTGGATTGGGGTGATTCCCGGCAGGAAAAAGCCTTGATGGACAAGTCTGCGAAGATGCTTATCACTACGTGGATTGATCAGGTTCCCCGGTCTCTGAATGATTATTCCAATCGTCAGTGGGCCGGGCTTGTTTCCGATTTTTATTTGCCTCGGTGGAAGAATTTTTTTGAATTTCAGATGGATGTCCTGACCGGAAAGAAGACGCGTGATGCCGCCCATGCCGCATTTATGGATAAGATGGTTCGGGATGAACTGGCCTTTGCCGGAAATGGGAAAATATATTCTGTCAAACCAGCGGGGGATACTTTGGCCGTTGCTAATCGTGTGATGAATACCCACCGGGAAATGTTGGACGCCCTGAGTGCGGAAGAAAAGCATTCCTCGGGCAGTCCATGGGAACTCCAGCAAGGTTCTCCGTTGCAGTTTGATGTGACGGATCAGGTGACTGCTTCTGGCACATATACTGCTACTTTCCAGTGGAAGAATGGCCCCAGCGCCTTGAAAATCCATTCTGTCAGATTATACGAGGGTAACAGGGAGGTGGCTTCCGATGTTCATGAGGGCAGAACTGGCGTGGAAAATAAGGATAATATTTACAGACTGGAATTGAAGAAGTACAGAACCAACCTTGATTCCTATATCCTGAAGGCAGAAGTAAGCGGTGTTTCTCAGGGCGCTTCCAAAGGAGAAATGGTGTTGAAAAAACTGGTGGATTGA
- a CDS encoding PEP-CTERM sorting domain-containing protein gives MSAATNRKEATLPETVYLNSLSLDMHSGCGTGTYKNNILNSWEGMYLSAVNFSTSNEVVPEPATATLGLFGLSALLLRHRR, from the coding sequence ATGTCCGCCGCCACGAATAGAAAGGAAGCAACACTTCCCGAAACCGTCTATTTAAACAGCCTTTCTCTGGACATGCATAGCGGCTGCGGAACCGGCACCTATAAAAACAATATCCTGAACTCTTGGGAGGGCATGTATTTGTCGGCAGTAAACTTCTCCACAAGTAATGAAGTGGTTCCGGAACCGGCAACCGCTACGCTGGGTCTGTTCGGTCTTAGCGCTCTATTGTTACGCCACCGCCGATAA
- a CDS encoding OPT family oligopeptide transporter has product MASTSPQSSSPLPSCLEKPLPLDGFQGTPDEVEQQWYDQVYLGSGDRMKQLTWRAVIVGMLLGSILSLTNLYANLKMGWSFGVALTAGIISFALWNAFVRLGISKSPMTILENTCMQSAASSAGYSTGGTLTSAVAALLLLTGQHMPLGTTFAWIFFIAVLGVTMAIPMKRQMINIEQIRFPDSIATAETLKVLYSEGKKAAGQAKALLYSALFAAANAIAMAAGGERWLGTVQQHILGNWYQRTIFFKWDLMFVGAGALVGMKTSLSLFIGGTVCWALYVPWLESQKLLPAGAGYRESVSWTLWGGTACMVVASIVAFLFQWKSIVRSFSSLGAMFSLSKKRKLTDVEKIETPMSWFLTGQLISLGALGYLAHTSFNVPYWMSCIAVVISFFLALVVCRITGEANITPTGAMGKVTQLIFGGIAPGHVTANLMAANITSGASSSSADLLVDLKVGYLLGANPRKQFIAQFSGIFLGTLVSVLAFRSMVPDANALQAFNAPGARTWAATAEALGMGFSHLHSIKVLSIIAGGILGLILVLIPRYIPRTGKWLPTPIGFGLAWAIQWNDSFLFFTGAVLGWAADHLFKAKSREYKVPTASGIIAGAALTGMAILMFSIYQAAL; this is encoded by the coding sequence ATGGCATCTACGTCCCCCCAATCTTCCAGCCCTCTCCCCTCCTGCTTGGAAAAACCGCTGCCTCTGGATGGATTCCAAGGTACTCCGGATGAAGTAGAACAGCAATGGTACGATCAAGTTTATCTGGGTTCCGGAGACAGAATGAAGCAGCTTACCTGGAGAGCCGTCATCGTAGGCATGCTTCTAGGCTCCATCCTTTCCCTCACTAATCTGTACGCCAACCTCAAAATGGGATGGTCCTTTGGGGTGGCTCTGACGGCAGGAATTATCTCTTTTGCCCTCTGGAACGCCTTTGTGCGCCTGGGCATTTCCAAATCCCCCATGACTATTCTGGAAAATACATGCATGCAGTCCGCTGCCAGTTCTGCAGGCTATTCTACAGGGGGAACCCTCACCTCTGCCGTAGCCGCCCTGCTCCTGCTGACAGGACAGCACATGCCTCTTGGCACTACCTTCGCCTGGATATTTTTCATTGCCGTACTGGGTGTCACCATGGCCATTCCGATGAAACGCCAGATGATCAACATTGAACAAATAAGGTTCCCAGACAGTATTGCTACGGCGGAAACCCTCAAAGTTCTCTATTCTGAAGGCAAAAAGGCGGCGGGACAGGCCAAAGCCCTTCTTTATTCTGCCCTTTTCGCCGCCGCTAATGCCATCGCCATGGCTGCAGGAGGAGAACGATGGCTTGGAACGGTCCAGCAACATATCCTCGGCAACTGGTACCAGCGTACTATCTTCTTCAAATGGGATCTCATGTTCGTGGGTGCGGGAGCTCTGGTAGGCATGAAAACATCCCTCAGCCTCTTCATCGGAGGAACCGTTTGCTGGGCTCTTTACGTTCCGTGGCTGGAAAGCCAGAAATTGCTTCCCGCGGGAGCAGGTTATCGGGAGAGCGTAAGCTGGACCCTGTGGGGAGGAACCGCCTGCATGGTCGTCGCCAGCATTGTGGCTTTCCTATTCCAATGGAAAAGCATTGTTCGTTCCTTTTCTTCCCTGGGTGCCATGTTTTCCCTGAGTAAAAAACGAAAACTGACAGATGTGGAAAAAATAGAAACGCCCATGAGCTGGTTTCTAACAGGCCAGCTTATCTCTCTGGGAGCTCTCGGCTATCTGGCTCATACATCATTTAACGTTCCGTACTGGATGAGCTGCATCGCGGTAGTCATATCCTTTTTCCTGGCGCTGGTCGTCTGCCGAATCACCGGAGAAGCCAATATTACACCCACCGGAGCCATGGGAAAAGTTACACAGCTCATCTTCGGAGGGATTGCACCCGGGCACGTAACAGCCAACCTGATGGCGGCCAATATCACTTCAGGAGCGTCCAGTTCCTCGGCAGACCTGCTCGTAGACCTCAAAGTAGGCTACCTGCTGGGAGCTAACCCCCGCAAACAATTCATCGCCCAGTTTTCCGGAATTTTTCTGGGAACCCTCGTCTCCGTGCTGGCCTTCCGCTCCATGGTTCCGGATGCGAACGCTCTCCAGGCTTTCAATGCTCCGGGAGCCAGAACATGGGCGGCCACAGCGGAAGCACTGGGCATGGGGTTCAGCCATTTGCACAGCATCAAGGTGCTTTCCATCATTGCAGGCGGTATTCTCGGACTCATTCTGGTGCTTATTCCCCGCTATATTCCCCGGACAGGAAAATGGCTCCCCACCCCCATCGGCTTCGGCCTGGCCTGGGCCATCCAGTGGAACGACTCCTTCCTTTTCTTTACAGGAGCTGTGCTCGGCTGGGCTGCGGACCATCTTTTCAAGGCCAAATCACGAGAATATAAAGTCCCCACCGCCTCCGGCATCATTGCAGGCGCAGCCCTCACGGGAATGGCCATTCTGATGTTCAGCATTTACCAGGCAGCCCTCTGA
- the pyrF gene encoding orotidine-5'-phosphate decarboxylase yields the protein MSQSFTDKLAARIKETGSALCVGLDPRPGMDDLEAIPALLRKVVEETAPYAAAFKPNIAYFEAMGLRGLEILEDLLPDMPKDVPVVLDAKRGDIGETQKYYAHAYFERLGVDAVTLSPFMGYDTLEPFLNYEGKGVYLLAVTSNPGSADVERQELAGGRRVFELVGDMVLRSVREGCKTSVGMVVGLTNADSSILERIPDAPLLIPGLGAQGGDLSCLSGSGHVAPPLINVSRGIMYQNPELGFAEKAAGFAQRIREALNY from the coding sequence ATGAGCCAATCTTTTACGGATAAACTTGCCGCCCGCATTAAAGAGACCGGTTCCGCCTTGTGTGTCGGGTTGGATCCGCGCCCCGGCATGGATGATTTGGAGGCGATTCCTGCGCTGTTGCGGAAGGTTGTGGAGGAAACCGCTCCATATGCGGCAGCGTTTAAGCCGAATATTGCCTATTTTGAAGCCATGGGGTTGCGCGGTCTGGAAATACTTGAGGATTTGCTTCCGGATATGCCTAAGGATGTTCCGGTGGTGCTGGATGCTAAGCGTGGAGATATTGGAGAGACTCAGAAGTATTACGCTCATGCTTACTTTGAACGCCTGGGTGTGGACGCTGTGACGTTGAGTCCTTTTATGGGATATGATACGCTGGAGCCTTTTCTGAATTATGAAGGTAAAGGTGTTTATCTGCTGGCAGTTACTTCCAATCCCGGTTCTGCGGATGTGGAACGGCAGGAACTGGCAGGGGGCCGCAGGGTTTTTGAACTGGTGGGAGACATGGTGCTCCGCTCTGTCCGGGAAGGCTGTAAAACTTCCGTAGGCATGGTGGTTGGTTTGACCAATGCAGATTCCAGTATTCTGGAGCGTATTCCGGATGCTCCTTTGCTCATTCCCGGCCTGGGTGCTCAAGGCGGTGATCTTTCCTGCCTGAGTGGTTCCGGTCACGTGGCGCCTCCCCTGATTAATGTCTCTCGAGGAATCATGTACCAGAATCCGGAATTGGGTTTTGCTGAGAAGGCCGCCGGATTTGCTCAGCGCATTCGAGAGGCATTGAATTATTGA
- a CDS encoding energy transducer TonB, with amino-acid sequence MWFPSVQGGEVEMTFVSPSEEVSQEMEEVQPTSVVPVAAPSTVSPVPEIASDEDLLAMKLPENEDCSEMKDFLLDEAPSELLPEELAAMRISMNEVKRRQPVKRPAVSLPGRPEPDQNISPDKKVRYKHAPSLPNSVNSSKVGKVNAVVKVVVGVNSHGEPSSVNLLQSTGNAELDRLFMRWVRENWTFYPAEKDGVPIASKVVVPVRLNID; translated from the coding sequence ATGTGGTTTCCCTCCGTCCAGGGTGGGGAAGTGGAAATGACGTTTGTGTCCCCGTCCGAAGAAGTTTCTCAGGAGATGGAAGAAGTTCAGCCTACATCTGTTGTTCCGGTTGCAGCTCCTTCCACAGTCAGCCCTGTTCCGGAGATTGCGTCAGATGAAGACTTATTGGCGATGAAGCTGCCGGAAAATGAAGATTGTTCCGAAATGAAGGATTTTCTTTTGGATGAAGCTCCTTCCGAACTCTTGCCGGAGGAGCTCGCCGCCATGCGGATTTCCATGAATGAAGTAAAGCGAAGGCAGCCTGTGAAGCGCCCGGCGGTATCCCTGCCGGGGCGTCCGGAACCGGATCAGAATATTTCTCCTGATAAAAAGGTGCGTTATAAACATGCTCCGTCCTTGCCCAATTCCGTCAATTCTTCTAAAGTCGGGAAGGTGAATGCCGTGGTGAAAGTAGTGGTTGGAGTAAATTCCCATGGGGAACCTTCATCCGTCAATCTTCTTCAGTCAACGGGAAATGCGGAATTGGACCGCCTTTTTATGCGTTGGGTGAGAGAGAATTGGACTTTTTATCCGGCGGAAAAGGACGGTGTGCCCATTGCTTCCAAGGTGGTGGTGCCCGTCAGGCTGAATATAGATTAA